The nucleotide sequence TATTATAACGACTGAGAGTGCGAATAGTATAATGAGTGTTCTTAAAGGTGATTCTGTTATAAAGTCTTCCAGATCTTTTATTATGTCTAACTTTTCTTCTTCGATTATCAATTCTTTATCGAGTCCCAGCTCAATTGGTTCATCAGTGTCTGAAAGTGTGATCGTCCAGATATTATAGTCACCACCTTCGTTCGATGAAAATGCTATTTTGTCACCTTCAGGACTCCAGGCAGGGTGTGTCTGAGTCGAATTATCAAATGTTATCTGTTCTATGCCCAGACTATTTGAGTTCATCACCCATATATCGGAATTTCCAGACCTGTCAGATACAAATGCTATCTTTGTGCCATCAGGATTGAAAACAGGATGTGTGTTCACAAAAGTATCATTTCGGAGGATCTCCGGAACCCGGCTAGTGAGGTTTACGGTCCAGAGTTTCCCTTCCAGTGAGTATACGAGCATGTCATTTTCAGGTGACCAGGAAGGTGCCCCTTCATTACTGGATGAATCGGTTATCTGCCTGCTCTCACTACCATCAGGGTTCATTAACCAGATATCATAGTTACCTGAGACCTTGGATAGGTATGCTATCTTTGTTCCGTCAGGACTCATCACTGGTTCTCTTTTATCAGCATTTTGCGTTATCTGTGAGGTGTTGCTTTTGTCCGCAAGCTCTACCACACGTATACTGATGAACTTGGAAGAGAGTGGCTGGACGTGTTCTGTAGCATAATAGATGAATTTTCCGTCCGAACTAAATGAGGGTTCTCCTTCCCATGCAATGGTATCATATACTCTTATCTGTTCAGAGCCGT is from Methanococcoides sp. AM1 and encodes:
- a CDS encoding PD40 domain-containing protein — encoded protein: MTLGRNNTGTLVLKIALIASILLISTALAGAITIEETEQLTFDVNQRTPAWSPDGKLITYSSEQAIWVMNVDGSEQIRVYDTIAWEGEPSFSSDGKFIYYATEHVQPLSSKFISIRVVELADKSNTSQITQNADKREPVMSPDGTKIAYLSKVSGNYDIWLMNPDGSESRQITDSSSNEGAPSWSPENDMLVYSLEGKLWTVNLTSRVPEILRNDTFVNTHPVFNPDGTKIAFVSDRSGNSDIWVMNSNSLGIEQITFDNSTQTHPAWSPEGDKIAFSSNEGGDYNIWTITLSDTDEPIELGLDKELIIEEEKLDIIKDLEDFITESPLRTLIILFALSVVIIVMFLRNFLRGL